Proteins encoded in a region of the Vicinamibacterales bacterium genome:
- the acs gene encoding acetate--CoA ligase: protein MSEIDALLKEDRSFPPAEAWRKTANIADPGVYARAAADPEKFWADFARELEWMQPWTRVLEWKPPHAKWFVGGKINASVNCVDRHVRGPRRNKAAFIWEGEPGDRRTLTYWDLYRQVGAFANVLKSLGVKRGDRVALYMPLIPELAIAMLACSRIGAVHSVVFGGFSSESLRDRINDSQCVLLVTADGGYRRGHIVPLKEMADAALTDTPSIRNVVVVQRQAGAPIPVHMKEGRDHWYHLLMQDAPSHCEPEAMDSEDLLYILYTSGTTGKPKGIVHTTGGYLTGTYATAKWVFDLKEDDVYWCTADIGWVTGHSYVVYGPLANGATVVMYEGAPDWPRKDRFWEMIERHGVTIFYTAPTAIRAFMRWGTEWPARHDLSSLRLLGSVGEPINPEAWIWYYLNIGRERCPVVDTWWQTETGQIMITPLPGITAARPGSATQPFPGISAEIRSQSGERIEKGGGLLTLTRPWPAMLRGIYGDPERFVKQYWSQWKDGSYFTGDGARVDDDGFFWLLGRVDDVLNVAGHRLGTMEVESALVDDPRVAEAAVVGRPHEIKGQAVAAFVTLKEGNAPSDALMSELKEHVVKKIGAIARPDQILFAADLPKTRSGKIMRRLLRDIAEGKALGDTTTLADPNVVARLKSEYEEKE from the coding sequence ATGTCAGAGATCGATGCCCTGCTGAAAGAAGACCGCAGCTTCCCGCCCGCCGAGGCGTGGCGGAAGACGGCCAACATCGCCGATCCCGGCGTCTATGCCCGCGCCGCCGCCGACCCCGAGAAGTTCTGGGCCGACTTCGCGCGCGAGCTCGAGTGGATGCAGCCGTGGACGCGCGTGCTCGAGTGGAAGCCGCCCCACGCCAAATGGTTCGTGGGCGGCAAGATCAACGCCAGCGTCAACTGCGTCGACCGGCACGTGCGCGGGCCGCGCCGCAACAAGGCGGCGTTCATCTGGGAAGGGGAGCCGGGCGATCGCCGGACGCTGACCTACTGGGACCTGTACCGGCAGGTCGGCGCGTTCGCGAACGTGCTGAAGTCGCTCGGCGTCAAGCGCGGCGACCGCGTCGCCCTCTACATGCCGCTGATTCCGGAACTGGCGATCGCGATGCTCGCGTGCTCCCGCATCGGCGCGGTCCACAGCGTGGTGTTCGGCGGGTTCAGTTCCGAGTCGCTTCGCGATCGCATCAACGATTCGCAGTGCGTCCTGCTCGTCACCGCCGACGGAGGCTACCGCCGCGGCCACATCGTGCCGTTGAAAGAGATGGCGGATGCGGCGCTGACCGACACGCCGTCGATTCGCAACGTGGTCGTCGTGCAGCGCCAGGCCGGCGCGCCGATTCCGGTGCACATGAAGGAAGGGCGCGATCACTGGTATCACCTGCTCATGCAGGACGCGCCATCGCACTGCGAGCCTGAGGCAATGGACTCGGAGGATCTGCTCTACATCCTCTACACGTCCGGCACCACCGGGAAGCCGAAGGGGATCGTGCACACGACCGGCGGGTATCTCACCGGCACGTACGCCACGGCGAAGTGGGTCTTCGATCTGAAGGAAGACGACGTCTACTGGTGCACCGCCGACATCGGCTGGGTCACCGGGCACAGCTACGTCGTCTACGGTCCGCTCGCCAACGGCGCCACGGTGGTCATGTACGAAGGCGCACCCGACTGGCCGCGCAAGGATCGCTTCTGGGAGATGATCGAGCGCCACGGCGTGACGATCTTCTACACCGCGCCTACGGCGATCCGCGCCTTCATGCGCTGGGGTACGGAGTGGCCGGCCAGGCACGATCTGAGCTCGCTGCGCCTCCTCGGCTCCGTCGGCGAGCCGATCAATCCCGAAGCCTGGATCTGGTACTACCTGAACATCGGCAGAGAACGCTGCCCCGTGGTCGACACGTGGTGGCAGACCGAGACCGGCCAGATCATGATCACGCCGCTTCCCGGCATCACCGCCGCGCGGCCCGGCTCGGCGACGCAGCCGTTTCCCGGCATCAGCGCCGAGATCCGCAGCCAGAGCGGCGAGCGGATCGAGAAGGGCGGCGGTCTCCTGACGCTGACGCGCCCGTGGCCCGCGATGCTGCGCGGCATCTACGGCGATCCGGAGCGCTTCGTGAAGCAGTACTGGAGCCAGTGGAAGGACGGTTCGTATTTCACCGGCGACGGAGCGCGCGTCGACGACGACGGGTTCTTCTGGCTGCTCGGCCGCGTCGACGACGTGCTGAACGTCGCCGGACACCGCCTGGGAACGATGGAGGTCGAGAGCGCGCTGGTGGACGATCCGCGCGTCGCCGAGGCCGCGGTCGTCGGCAGGCCGCACGAGATCAAAGGTCAGGCGGTGGCCGCATTCGTCACGCTGAAGGAAGGCAACGCGCCGTCCGACGCGCTCATGTCGGAGCTGAAGGAGCACGTCGTCAAGAAGATCGGCGCCATCGCACGGCCCGATCAGATCCTGTTCGCCGCTGATCTGCCGAAGACGCGCTCGGGCAAGATCATGCGGCGGCTGCTGCGCGACATCGCCGAAGGCAAGGCGCTCGGCGACACCACCACGCTCGCCGATCCCAACGTCGTCGCGCGGCTGAAGAGCGAGTACGAAGAGAAGGAGTAG
- a CDS encoding tetratricopeptide repeat protein produces the protein MSRVHDALRDGRGRSAPVVRPPRATAVPSALGHHAAERGSVGRPLLIVLLLVAAGAAAWTLAPRLGVRSAGAPPAPTAPSSPVSTPAQSRPVDASPPPALPAPAPRVPETAAAASDAAPPTTDAGPRGGVRRPASIPTPRTAGGDPFQLALYHHRAGDFEQALLHYKAALQRDELNVEAHNNLGGLYLSRGLLDEAVREFQRVLAIDPEYVTAHVNLSAAYYQLGRFEAAAASAREALRLDPRNVDGFVNLALARKGAGHPADSLAALRRALELDPRHPLAHYNLARQYEDTGEAVRAVEHYRQFLRYAGPEREPQAADVRARLQAVQTRAAK, from the coding sequence GTGAGCCGCGTCCACGATGCGCTTCGCGACGGGCGCGGCAGGAGTGCGCCGGTCGTACGCCCGCCGCGCGCCACCGCCGTTCCCTCGGCACTGGGCCACCATGCCGCCGAGCGAGGCAGCGTCGGCCGGCCGCTGCTCATCGTCCTGCTGCTCGTCGCCGCCGGCGCGGCCGCCTGGACGCTGGCGCCGCGGCTTGGGGTTCGATCCGCCGGAGCGCCGCCCGCTCCCACCGCTCCTTCCTCTCCCGTTTCCACTCCGGCGCAGTCGCGTCCCGTCGACGCCAGCCCGCCGCCTGCGTTGCCGGCGCCGGCCCCTCGCGTGCCGGAGACGGCTGCCGCCGCTTCGGACGCCGCGCCCCCGACGACCGACGCAGGGCCCCGCGGGGGCGTGAGACGCCCCGCGTCGATCCCGACGCCCCGGACCGCCGGCGGCGATCCGTTCCAGCTCGCGCTCTACCACCACCGGGCGGGCGACTTCGAACAGGCGCTGCTGCACTACAAGGCGGCGCTGCAGCGCGACGAGCTGAACGTCGAGGCGCACAACAACCTCGGCGGGCTGTATCTGAGCCGCGGCCTGCTCGACGAAGCCGTACGAGAGTTCCAGCGGGTGCTGGCCATCGATCCCGAGTACGTCACGGCGCATGTGAATCTGTCGGCCGCGTATTACCAGCTCGGCCGGTTCGAGGCCGCCGCGGCCTCGGCCCGGGAGGCGCTCCGGCTCGACCCGCGCAACGTGGACGGATTCGTCAACCTCGCTCTCGCCCGGAAAGGCGCCGGCCATCCGGCCGATTCGCTCGCGGCGCTGCGCCGTGCGCTCGAGCTCGACCCCCGCCACCCGCTGGCGCACTACAATCTCGCGCGACAGTACGAAGACACGGGGGAAGCCGTGCGCGCGGTCGAGCATTACCGGCAGTTCCTGCGGTACGCTGGTCCGGAACGGGAACCGCAGGCGGCCGACGTTCGCGCCCGGCTGCAGGCGGTCCAGACGCGCGCGGCGAAGTAG
- a CDS encoding AAA family ATPase, with protein MYEEYYGFSEKPFSLTPDPKYLFKSASHASAYELLQYAIRRREGFVVITGDIGTGKTTLCRALLEQIDRRTFTALVLNPFLAEEDLLRVVLQEFGVVSREEIKRGRLARVSKAELVETLNEFLLSLRSIGAQALLILDEAQNLPMPVLEQIRILSNLETDKEKLLQIILVGQSNLKDLLRRPELRQLDQRVAIRYDLKPLTAEETAAYVRHRLSVAGGGTAAAFTSTALARVHRYTAGIPRLINLLCDRALLTAYSAHAGRIVPAFVRSAAESLEIERPSRSLRGWVRERFAGFAAGVTLAAVLGAGAAAMWHYFRP; from the coding sequence ATGTACGAGGAGTATTACGGGTTCTCGGAGAAACCCTTCAGCCTCACACCGGACCCGAAGTACCTCTTCAAGAGCGCGTCGCACGCCAGCGCCTACGAGCTGCTGCAGTACGCCATCCGCCGGCGAGAGGGCTTCGTCGTCATCACCGGCGACATCGGGACCGGCAAGACGACGTTGTGCCGGGCGCTGCTCGAGCAGATCGATCGGCGAACCTTCACCGCGCTGGTGCTGAATCCGTTCCTCGCCGAGGAGGATCTGCTGCGCGTGGTGCTGCAGGAGTTCGGGGTCGTCTCGCGCGAGGAGATCAAGCGTGGACGTCTGGCGCGCGTCAGCAAGGCGGAGCTGGTCGAGACGCTGAACGAGTTCCTGCTCTCGCTGCGATCGATCGGTGCGCAGGCGCTGCTCATCCTCGACGAGGCGCAGAACCTGCCCATGCCGGTGCTCGAACAGATCCGCATCCTCTCGAACCTCGAAACCGACAAGGAGAAGCTGCTGCAGATCATCCTGGTCGGGCAGTCGAACCTGAAGGACCTGTTGCGCCGGCCGGAGCTGCGTCAGCTCGATCAGCGCGTCGCCATCCGCTACGATCTGAAGCCGTTGACCGCCGAGGAGACGGCCGCCTACGTGCGCCACCGGCTCTCGGTGGCGGGCGGCGGCACCGCGGCCGCGTTCACGTCCACGGCGCTGGCGCGCGTGCACCGCTATACCGCCGGCATTCCGCGTCTCATCAATCTGCTCTGCGATCGCGCGCTCCTGACGGCCTACTCGGCGCATGCGGGCCGCATCGTCCCGGCGTTCGTCCGCAGCGCCGCCGAGTCGCTCGAGATCGAGCGTCCGAGTCGCTCGCTGCGCGGCTGGGTGCGCGAACGGTTCGCGGGGTTTGCGGCGGGCGTCACGCTCGCCGCCGTGCTCGGAGCGGGCGCCGCCGCGATGTGGCACTACTTCCGCCCGTGA
- a CDS encoding inositol-3-phosphate synthase: MNKPLKIEKAEGKLGIMLVGLGAVSTTTIAGVMAIRRGLARPIGSLTQMGTIRLGKRTEGNSPRIKDFVPLASLDDVVFGGWDIFEDNCYEAARTAGVLDRELLEQIKPELEAVRPWPAVFDRRYVKRLDGPNVKKGKTKKDLAEQLRADIQKFKSDHGLSRMVLIWCGSTEVYLTESEVHGSIEAFEKGLEANDAAIPSSMIYAYAAIKEGIPYANAAPNLSADIPALIQLAQTTGSPLAGKDLKTGQTLIKTIIAPGLKARLIGVEGWYSTNILGNRDGEVLDDPESFKTKEESKKSVLDYIFQPNLYPDLYEKLCHVVRINYYPPRGDNKEGWDNIDIFGWLGYPMQLKINFLCRDSILAAPIVLDSALFLDLARRAGMSGIQEWLSFYYKSPMHAAGLYPEHDLFIQLMKLKNTLRYMQGEELITHLGREYYD; this comes from the coding sequence GTGAACAAGCCGTTGAAGATCGAGAAGGCGGAAGGCAAGCTCGGAATCATGCTCGTCGGCCTGGGCGCCGTCAGCACCACGACGATCGCCGGGGTGATGGCGATCCGGCGCGGCCTTGCCCGACCGATTGGCTCGCTGACGCAGATGGGCACGATCCGCCTCGGCAAGCGCACCGAGGGCAATTCGCCGCGCATCAAGGACTTCGTCCCGCTCGCCTCGCTGGACGACGTCGTCTTTGGCGGATGGGACATTTTCGAGGACAACTGCTACGAGGCGGCCAGGACGGCCGGCGTGCTCGATCGCGAGCTGCTGGAGCAGATCAAGCCGGAGCTGGAGGCGGTGCGCCCGTGGCCCGCCGTGTTCGACCGCCGCTACGTCAAGCGCCTGGACGGACCGAACGTCAAGAAGGGGAAGACGAAGAAGGATCTCGCCGAGCAGCTCCGCGCCGACATCCAGAAGTTCAAGAGCGACCACGGCCTGAGCCGCATGGTGCTGATCTGGTGCGGCAGCACGGAGGTGTACCTCACCGAGTCCGAGGTGCACGGCAGCATCGAGGCGTTCGAGAAGGGGCTCGAGGCGAACGACGCCGCGATCCCGTCGAGCATGATCTACGCCTATGCGGCGATCAAGGAAGGGATTCCCTACGCCAACGCCGCGCCGAACCTGAGCGCCGACATCCCGGCGCTCATCCAGCTCGCGCAGACGACCGGATCGCCGCTCGCCGGCAAGGACCTGAAGACGGGGCAGACGCTGATCAAGACGATCATCGCGCCCGGTCTGAAGGCGCGGCTGATCGGGGTCGAGGGCTGGTACTCGACCAACATCCTCGGGAACCGCGACGGCGAGGTGCTGGACGACCCCGAGTCGTTCAAGACCAAGGAAGAGAGCAAGAAGTCGGTGCTCGACTACATCTTCCAGCCGAATCTCTATCCCGATCTGTACGAGAAGCTCTGTCACGTCGTGCGGATCAACTACTACCCGCCGCGCGGCGACAACAAGGAAGGCTGGGACAACATCGACATCTTCGGCTGGCTCGGGTACCCGATGCAGCTGAAGATCAACTTCCTGTGCCGCGACAGCATCCTGGCGGCGCCGATTGTGCTAGATTCCGCGCTGTTTCTCGACCTGGCGCGGCGCGCGGGCATGAGCGGCATCCAGGAATGGCTGTCGTTCTATTACAAGAGTCCGATGCACGCCGCGGGGCTGTACCCCGAGCACGACCTGTTCATCCAGTTGATGAAGCTGAAGAACACGCTGCGCTACATGCAGGGCGAGGAGCTGATCACGCACCTCGGGCGGGAGTACTACGACTGA
- a CDS encoding methyltransferase domain-containing protein has product MGLFRRSSQEPLAVTMAGVKLGQRLLGVGTRDPKLMAQLAVKAGLTGRACIVDADDTELAKAVSAIEREGAFVEPARAPYGMWPFDDDSFDVAVIPDLLPSLTPDVRVLCVGETLRVLRPGGRAIVVERAQRGGLVGALLGGARAAPAYEGPIEALRRHGFAAVRQLSDADGVTYVEGVKKA; this is encoded by the coding sequence GTGGGGTTGTTCCGCAGGTCTTCGCAGGAGCCGCTGGCGGTGACCATGGCCGGCGTGAAGCTCGGACAGCGGCTGCTCGGCGTCGGCACGCGCGATCCGAAGCTGATGGCGCAGCTCGCGGTGAAGGCCGGTCTGACCGGCCGCGCCTGCATCGTCGACGCGGATGACACCGAACTGGCGAAGGCGGTGTCGGCGATCGAGCGGGAGGGGGCGTTCGTCGAACCGGCGCGCGCGCCATACGGCATGTGGCCGTTCGACGACGACAGCTTCGACGTCGCCGTGATCCCGGACCTGCTGCCGTCGCTGACTCCGGACGTCCGCGTTCTCTGCGTTGGAGAGACGCTGCGCGTGCTGCGCCCGGGCGGGCGGGCGATCGTCGTGGAGCGCGCGCAGCGCGGCGGCCTGGTCGGCGCGTTGCTGGGCGGCGCCCGCGCCGCGCCGGCGTACGAGGGTCCGATCGAGGCGCTGCGGCGCCACGGGTTCGCCGCGGTCCGTCAGCTGTCGGACGCCGACGGCGTGACATACGTCGAGGGGGTCAAGAAGGCGTGA
- a CDS encoding SDR family oxidoreductase — translation MQTVVVTGATSGIGRAAALRFARDGASILAVGRKAAALAEVAHAVELAGGRCVTLETDVTAASAPASIAAAAGEAFGRLDTLVNAAGIIASGTIENTSDGAWDEMLDINLRAPFRLMRSAAPLLIASRGSVVNVSSVTGLRAFPGVLAYCVSKAGVDQLTRCAALELAPHGVRVNAVNPGVTVTNLHRRSGVDEEKYAAFLERSKTTHPLGRAGEPEEIAELIWFLASDRAGWITGETISIDGGRHLTCAR, via the coding sequence ATGCAGACCGTAGTGGTGACCGGCGCGACCAGCGGCATCGGCCGCGCCGCCGCGCTCCGCTTCGCGCGCGACGGGGCGTCGATTCTCGCCGTCGGCCGTAAGGCGGCAGCGCTCGCGGAGGTGGCTCACGCCGTCGAGCTGGCGGGCGGAAGGTGCGTGACGCTCGAGACCGACGTGACCGCGGCGTCCGCGCCGGCGTCGATTGCCGCCGCCGCAGGCGAGGCGTTCGGCCGCCTCGACACGCTGGTCAATGCCGCCGGGATCATCGCCAGCGGCACGATCGAGAACACGTCCGACGGCGCCTGGGACGAGATGCTCGACATCAATCTCCGCGCGCCGTTCCGCCTCATGCGCAGCGCGGCGCCCCTGCTCATCGCCTCCCGCGGATCGGTCGTCAACGTGTCGAGCGTCACCGGGCTGCGCGCCTTTCCCGGCGTGCTCGCCTACTGCGTGAGCAAGGCGGGCGTCGATCAGCTCACGCGCTGCGCCGCGCTCGAGCTCGCGCCCCACGGCGTCCGCGTCAACGCGGTGAACCCGGGCGTCACCGTCACCAACCTGCACCGGCGCAGCGGGGTCGACGAGGAGAAGTACGCGGCATTCCTGGAACGCTCGAAGACGACCCATCCGCTCGGGCGCGCCGGGGAGCCGGAAGAGATCGCGGAGTTGATCTGGTTCCTGGCGTCGGACCGCGCCGGGTGGATTACCGGCGAGACGATCTCAATCGACGGCGGACGTCACCTGACTTGTGCGAGATAG